GCACCAGGCAAATATTCCTTAAACCTAACTAATAAGGATAATGGCTTTTATTTTATAAAAGTTGAAACTGAGCGAGGTGTTTTTACGCAGCGACTTACCATTAATTAAGCAATCAGCTTTTAGTTATAATATAGTGAAGCCCCGCCATGTGTGGGGCTTTTTCTTTTTGCAAAGGTTGCTATGCCCAAAGTCTTGATTAAATTTGCACTTCGTTAAAAAAAATAGAATGGCAGGATTTATCATGGCTGCGCAATTGATTGGGGCGCTTTCCATATTAGTTACATTACACGAATTAGGACATTTTTGGGCAGCACGTGCCTTTGGAATTAAGGTAGAGAAATTCTATCTCTTTTTTGATGCCTGGAATTTTAAATTATTCAGCAAAAAGTTTGGCGACACCGAGTATGGTATCGGGTGGTTGCCTTTAGGAGGCTACGTAAAAATAGCTGGTATGATTGATGAAAGCATGGATACCGAAGCATTAAAACAACCCGCGCAATCATGGGAGTTTCGCAGCAAGCCTGCCTGGCAGCGTTTGATAGTTATGATAGGTGGAGTAACGATGAATGTAATTCTTGGCGTAGTTATTTTTACATGTCTTCTCTTTTTTCTTAAAAAAGAATTTGCCACGGTAGATGAGGTTAATAAACAGGGTATTGTTGCATATCCTGCAGGGCAAAAAATTGGATTTGAAAACGGTGATAAAATAATTAGCGTAAACGGTAAATCCATTGAAAGGTTTGATGATTTGTATTCGGCCACGGTAATCATGGGTGCTGAAGTAGAAATTGAACGCAATGGAAGTTCAAAAACCATCGAAGTTCCTTCCACATTTTACCGAGACATTGATAAAAGCCTTCGTGCACAATACATAGCACCTGACTCCATCAAGTGCTTTATTAAAAAAGTAACCGAAGAGTCGAATGCTTTTAAAGCCGGCCTTATGGCTGGCGATAAGTTTGTTGCCATAAAATATTCGCGAATAAATAATGCGTGGGATCTGGTTAGCGTGTTACATGCATTTAAAGGTACAACAGTGCCAATAACTATTGAGCGAAAGGGTAGCCCACAAGTCATCAATGTGGAAATAACCCCCGAGGGAAAAATTGGAATTATGCCTCAGGAAAAATGCGATTACAAACAAGACTTTGTAAAACAGCCTTATACCTTAGCCTCTGCTTTTTC
This window of the Bacteroidota bacterium genome carries:
- the rseP gene encoding RIP metalloprotease RseP; translated protein: MAGFIMAAQLIGALSILVTLHELGHFWAARAFGIKVEKFYLFFDAWNFKLFSKKFGDTEYGIGWLPLGGYVKIAGMIDESMDTEALKQPAQSWEFRSKPAWQRLIVMIGGVTMNVILGVVIFTCLLFFLKKEFATVDEVNKQGIVAYPAGQKIGFENGDKIISVNGKSIERFDDLYSATVIMGAEVEIERNGSSKTIEVPSTFYRDIDKSLRAQYIAPDSIKCFIKKVTEESNAFKAGLMAGDKFVAIKYSRINNAWDLVSVLHAFKGTTVPITIERKGSPQVINVEITPEGKIGIMPQEKCDYKQDFVKQPYTLASAFSYGVKDAFEAITSNIKGLGKIFKGEEKVKDSLQGPIGIATIFGGDFDWLRFWTLTGLLSMVLAFMNILPIPALDGGHVVFLLWEAITHRKLSDKFMERAQIVGMVILLSLMAFAFGNDILKVISKN